One stretch of Pseudomonas sp. NC02 DNA includes these proteins:
- a CDS encoding tetratricopeptide repeat protein, with the protein MSLDYLGNPIDTRNPATRQGLDDFVGGFLGYQPRAEGILAVADADPDSALANGFAGLLLMFIESPEGPVLAEKYRQRAAAVNSRHPRALVYLQVLQAWINDELDEVLRLSEHLLDLYPRDLLAAKLNQYLEFNRGNWPALLRIGLKATAGAPDIAHSHGLLAFAYEQCHLLEEAEASALEALRLQASEPWAHHALAHVMLTQGRIEEGIGFLEGVKQHWDGLNSFMYTHNWWHLALFYLGRGEDQQVLEIYDRHVWGILPEYSQDQVGAVSLLARLELAGIDVGERWQALAPYLQRRVGDAVQPFLSVQYLYGLARAGKPEADQLLAALRRHSVEARPVWGEVTLPLAEGLLAHARGDARRALEQLGIALPRLNEIGGSHAQRDLFAQVELDARLRVGDWLGAQQTLELRRRYDGLDVPTNRALVVVYEALGLPGEALRARARIGGISVI; encoded by the coding sequence ATGTCACTGGACTACCTGGGCAACCCCATCGACACCCGCAACCCCGCCACCCGTCAGGGCCTGGATGATTTCGTCGGCGGTTTTCTCGGCTATCAGCCCCGTGCCGAGGGCATCCTCGCGGTCGCCGATGCCGACCCCGACTCAGCATTGGCCAACGGATTTGCCGGCCTGCTGCTGATGTTTATCGAGTCGCCCGAGGGCCCTGTGCTGGCCGAGAAGTACCGCCAGCGGGCGGCGGCGGTGAATTCCCGGCATCCACGGGCGCTCGTGTATCTGCAAGTACTGCAAGCCTGGATCAACGACGAGCTGGATGAAGTGCTGCGCCTCAGCGAGCATCTGCTGGATCTTTATCCGCGGGACCTGCTTGCGGCCAAGCTCAACCAGTACCTGGAATTCAACCGGGGCAACTGGCCGGCGCTGTTGCGGATCGGGTTGAAGGCCACCGCCGGCGCGCCGGATATCGCCCACAGTCACGGGCTACTGGCGTTTGCGTATGAGCAGTGTCATTTGCTGGAGGAAGCCGAGGCCAGTGCGCTTGAAGCGTTGCGGTTGCAGGCGTCCGAGCCATGGGCCCATCACGCATTGGCCCATGTGATGCTGACCCAGGGGCGTATCGAGGAAGGCATCGGGTTTCTGGAGGGCGTGAAGCAGCACTGGGACGGGCTTAACTCGTTCATGTACACCCATAACTGGTGGCATCTCGCGTTGTTTTATCTGGGGCGCGGAGAGGATCAGCAGGTGCTGGAGATTTATGACCGGCATGTGTGGGGGATCTTGCCGGAGTACTCCCAGGATCAGGTGGGCGCGGTGTCATTGCTGGCGCGGCTGGAGCTGGCCGGGATTGATGTGGGTGAGCGGTGGCAGGCGTTGGCGCCCTACCTGCAGCGTCGGGTTGGGGATGCGGTACAGCCGTTTTTGAGTGTGCAATATTTGTATGGGTTGGCCCGGGCGGGCAAGCCTGAGGCGGATCAGTTGTTGGCGGCTTTGCGCAGGCACAGTGTGGAAGCGCGGCCGGTTTGGGGGGAAGTGACGTTGCCGTTGGCTGAGGGGTTGTTGGCGCATGCCCGGGGGGATGCCCGGCGGGCGTTGGAACAGCTGGGGATAGCGTTGCCGCGGCTGAATGAGATTGGCGGGAGTCATGCGCAGCGGGATTTGTTTGCGCAGGTGGAGCTGGACGCACGGTTGCGGGTTGGGGATTGGCTTGGGGCGCAGCAGACGCTGGAATTGCGCCGGCGGTATGACGGGCTGGATGTGCCGACGAACCGAGCTTTGGTGGTGGTGTATGAGGCTTTGGGGTTGCCTGGGGAGGCGCTGCGGGCGCGGGCGCGGATTGGGGGGATATCCGTTATTTAG
- a CDS encoding ABC transporter substrate-binding protein, which produces MRPLSFRRVLSYLGLGAVLLAGTAQAQPHDGGVLNLVAQPEPPSLMHGVVSHVSTQYVSGKILQGLLTFDTDLKPKPVLAKAWTVSPDGLTYTFDLQDNVRWHDGHAFTADDVVFSFQTFYPEVDKRLGGVFTEYVDSITAKDPLQVVFQLKKPFAPLLSALGSGLRPVVPKHLYENTDFRNNPYNLKPVGTGPFVFVEWKRGAYIKLAKNPDYWKKGLPHLDAIIFHVIPDGSSRAAAFERNDVQVLRSGDADYSDLKRLTALPDVQSSEKGWELYSGLAFLQINTRKPPLNNPKVRQAILYALNRQFIVDNIFFGSGKVAPGQFVSTSPYHDPQLPQYTYDVKKAKALIAESGVDVGAVRIRLLNGEKGGAWERLAEYTKQALQPLGFKVQVVTSDAATWFQRVSDWDFDLTYNFIFQIGDPYLTNAYLYRSDYILKTSPFANVSGYNSPEADALWTQVANTPEGPERTRLYSQLENVLNTDLPIAPIFEMRYPTLFHKEVKNLLQTATSLNEDYESVYLDAPAP; this is translated from the coding sequence ATGCGCCCTTTATCTTTTCGCCGTGTCCTTTCATACCTGGGACTTGGCGCCGTGCTGCTGGCCGGCACCGCTCAGGCGCAACCCCATGACGGCGGGGTGCTGAACCTGGTGGCCCAACCCGAACCGCCGTCGCTGATGCACGGCGTGGTCAGCCACGTGTCCACCCAGTACGTCAGCGGCAAGATCCTCCAGGGCCTGCTGACCTTCGACACCGACCTGAAACCCAAACCGGTATTGGCCAAGGCCTGGACCGTTTCTCCCGATGGCCTGACCTACACCTTCGATTTGCAGGACAACGTGCGCTGGCATGACGGCCACGCGTTCACCGCCGATGACGTGGTGTTCAGCTTCCAGACCTTCTACCCCGAAGTGGACAAGCGCCTGGGCGGGGTCTTCACCGAGTACGTCGACAGCATCACCGCCAAGGACCCGCTGCAGGTGGTGTTCCAGCTCAAGAAACCCTTCGCGCCGTTGCTCTCGGCCCTGGGCAGCGGGCTGCGGCCTGTGGTGCCCAAGCACCTCTACGAGAACACTGACTTTCGCAACAACCCCTATAACCTCAAGCCTGTCGGCACCGGCCCGTTTGTGTTTGTGGAGTGGAAACGCGGCGCCTATATCAAGCTGGCAAAGAACCCCGACTACTGGAAAAAGGGCCTGCCACACCTGGATGCGATCATCTTCCACGTGATCCCGGACGGCTCGTCCCGCGCTGCGGCGTTCGAGCGCAACGACGTGCAGGTGCTGCGCAGCGGTGATGCCGACTATTCCGACCTCAAGCGCCTGACCGCCTTGCCGGACGTGCAGTCGTCGGAAAAAGGCTGGGAGCTGTATTCCGGCCTGGCCTTCCTGCAGATCAATACGCGCAAGCCGCCGCTGAACAACCCCAAGGTGCGCCAGGCGATCCTGTATGCGCTGAACCGCCAGTTCATCGTCGACAACATCTTCTTCGGTTCGGGCAAGGTTGCCCCCGGCCAGTTCGTGTCCACCTCGCCGTACCACGACCCGCAATTGCCGCAGTACACCTATGACGTGAAAAAAGCCAAGGCGCTGATTGCCGAGTCCGGCGTGGACGTGGGCGCCGTGCGGATTCGTCTGCTCAACGGCGAGAAGGGCGGTGCCTGGGAGCGCCTGGCCGAATACACCAAGCAAGCCCTGCAGCCGCTGGGCTTCAAGGTACAAGTGGTGACGTCCGACGCCGCCACCTGGTTCCAGCGCGTCAGCGACTGGGACTTCGACCTGACCTACAACTTCATCTTCCAGATCGGCGACCCGTACCTGACCAACGCCTACCTGTACCGCTCCGACTACATCCTCAAGACTTCGCCGTTTGCCAACGTCAGCGGCTACAACAGCCCCGAGGCCGATGCCCTGTGGACTCAGGTCGCCAACACCCCGGAAGGCCCGGAACGCACCAGGCTCTATAGCCAGTTGGAAAACGTGCTGAACACCGACCTGCCGATCGCGCCGATCTTCGAAATGCGCTACCCGACACTGTTCCACAAAGAGGTGAAGAACCTGCTGCAAACCGCCACCAGCCTTAACGAAGACTACGAAAGCGTCTACCTCGACGCGCCTGCACCATGA
- a CDS encoding ABC transporter permease: protein MNGLLYFSGRLLKALLMIVAVLVLGFLLIRLAPGDPALLLAGEAGVDDVQFIEHLRQTMGLDKPLLTQLLIYLGNIAHLDLGYSYRNQTSVWSLIAERLPATLALMGSAFLLSSVLGVTLGTLAARARQKRHWLDGVISHGALLLYAMPPFWLAMLLILLFSVSLDWLPAFGMETVAQDFSLLDRLKHLLLPCVSLSVLFLALYIHLTRAAVLDALGQEYVRTAHAKGLHPRRILYVHVLRNALLPVVTFAGLQLGQLASGALLVEVVYSWPGIGRLMYDSLAQRDYGVLMGGFLVISILVVGFNVLTDVICRFLDPRIGAGVQG from the coding sequence ATGAACGGGTTGCTGTATTTCAGCGGTCGCCTGCTCAAGGCACTGTTGATGATTGTGGCGGTGCTGGTGCTGGGCTTTTTACTGATCCGCCTGGCGCCGGGTGACCCGGCGCTGCTGTTGGCCGGCGAGGCGGGGGTGGACGATGTGCAGTTCATCGAACACCTGCGCCAGACCATGGGCCTGGACAAGCCGTTGCTCACGCAGTTGCTGATCTACCTGGGCAATATCGCCCATCTGGACCTGGGTTATTCCTACCGCAACCAGACCTCGGTGTGGTCGCTGATTGCCGAGCGCTTGCCGGCAACACTGGCCCTGATGGGCTCGGCATTTTTGCTCTCGTCGGTGCTTGGCGTCACCCTGGGGACGTTGGCCGCCCGGGCCCGACAGAAGCGTCACTGGCTGGATGGCGTGATCTCCCACGGCGCATTGCTGCTGTATGCGATGCCGCCATTCTGGCTGGCGATGCTGCTGATCCTGTTGTTCTCCGTCAGCCTCGATTGGTTGCCGGCGTTTGGCATGGAAACGGTGGCACAGGACTTTTCCCTGCTCGACCGGCTCAAGCACCTGCTGCTGCCGTGCGTGTCGTTGAGCGTGCTGTTCCTCGCCTTGTATATCCACCTGACCCGCGCCGCCGTGCTCGACGCCCTTGGCCAGGAATACGTGCGCACCGCCCACGCCAAGGGCCTGCACCCGCGGCGGATTTTGTACGTGCATGTGTTGCGCAATGCGCTGTTGCCGGTGGTGACCTTTGCCGGTTTGCAACTGGGCCAGTTGGCCAGCGGCGCGTTACTGGTGGAGGTGGTGTATTCCTGGCCGGGGATTGGTCGCTTGATGTACGACTCGCTGGCCCAGCGTGACTACGGCGTGTTGATGGGCGGTTTCCTGGTGATCTCGATTCTGGTGGTGGGCTTTAACGTGTTGACCGATGTGATCTGTCGTTTTCTCGACCCGCGTATCGGTGCAGGAGTGCAAGGCTGA
- a CDS encoding ABC transporter permease, whose protein sequence is MLVFRRFVRQPAALIGALFLLLLTLLAIAAPWLTSSSSWEMNSPPMLAPFHDPAHWLGSDLLGRDLASGLLYGARVSLAVGALASLATLVVGLLVGAVAGYFGGWLDGVLMRIAEFFQIIPQLVLAVILVAILEPSLFSIVLAIALVAWPAVARLVRSEFLTLRQREFVQAARVLGQSPLGIIAQQILPNALAPLLVTMTFVMATAILTEAALAFLGLSDPEAMSWGYMINASRGLLRDAWWMSFLPGLAIVLCVLAVNRVGEGLRVAFEPGRSL, encoded by the coding sequence ATGCTGGTTTTCCGACGTTTTGTGCGCCAGCCTGCGGCGTTGATCGGTGCGCTGTTTTTGCTGCTGCTGACGCTGTTGGCGATCGCCGCCCCCTGGCTGACCAGCAGCTCGTCATGGGAGATGAACAGCCCGCCGATGCTCGCGCCATTCCACGACCCGGCCCATTGGCTGGGCAGTGACCTGCTCGGTCGCGACCTCGCCAGTGGCCTGCTGTACGGCGCGCGGGTGTCCCTGGCCGTGGGGGCGCTGGCCAGCCTGGCGACCCTGGTGGTGGGCCTGCTGGTCGGCGCGGTCGCCGGCTATTTCGGTGGCTGGCTCGACGGTGTGCTGATGCGCATTGCCGAGTTCTTCCAGATCATTCCGCAACTGGTACTGGCGGTGATCCTGGTGGCGATCCTTGAGCCGTCCCTGTTCTCCATCGTGCTGGCCATCGCACTCGTAGCGTGGCCGGCGGTGGCGCGGTTGGTGCGCAGTGAGTTCCTGACCCTGCGCCAGCGCGAATTCGTGCAGGCCGCGCGGGTGCTGGGGCAGTCGCCGCTGGGGATCATCGCCCAGCAGATCCTGCCCAACGCCCTGGCGCCGCTGCTGGTGACCATGACCTTTGTCATGGCCACGGCGATCCTCACCGAAGCGGCCCTGGCGTTTCTCGGCTTGAGCGACCCGGAAGCCATGAGCTGGGGCTACATGATCAATGCCTCCCGTGGCTTGCTGCGGGACGCCTGGTGGATGAGCTTTCTGCCGGGGTTGGCGATTGTGCTGTGCGTGCTGGCGGTCAATCGAGTCGGTGAAGGTTTGCGTGTGGCCTTTGAGCCCGGGAGGTCGCTATGA